Proteins from one Aspergillus nidulans FGSC A4 chromosome VIII genomic window:
- a CDS encoding ESCRT-III subunit protein vps20 (transcript_id=CADANIAT00001246), translating to MGNTNSSHKISSQDRAILDMKNQRDKLQKYQKRITVLTDRETAIAKECLARNDRKRALLALRRKKYQESLLAKTDAQLAQLEQLTSQVEFALVQKDVLYGLQQGTQVLQMINKEMGGIEGVEKLLGETEEARAYQEEISQMLAGNLSNQDEDEVEDELEALQREAQGPVSLPNVPTAPPEVETPEEELKKQKARAKARAREQAAIPAS from the exons ATGGGGAATACGAACAGCTCTCACAAGATATCTTCTCAAGATAG AGCGATTCTTGATATGAAAAACCAACGTGATAAACTCCAGAAGTATCAAAAGCGCATCACCGTTCTCACAGATCGTGAGACCGCAATCGCGAAGGAATGCCTCGCCCGAAATGATCGCAAGCGAGCCCTCCTTGCCTTGCGTCGCAAGAAGTACCAAGAGTCTCTTCTAGCGAAGACCGATGCACAGCTAGCACAACTAGAACAACTCACTAGTCAAGTTGAATTTGCCCTTGTACAGAAGGATGTTCTCTATGGATTGCAACAAGGAACACAGGTACTTCAAATGATAAATAAGGAAATGGGGGGCATTGAAGGAGTAGAGAAGTTACTGGGGGAGACGGAAGAAGCCAGGGCTTATCAGGAG GAGATCAGTCAGATGCTCGCCGGGAACCTGTCTAAtcaggatgaggatgaagttgaagatgaaCTGGAGGCCCTACAACGCGAAGCACAAGGGCCGGTCAGCCTCCCTAATGTCCCAACAGCGCCGCCAGAAGTGGAAACCCCAgaagaggagctgaagaagcagaaggcgagGGCAAAAGCTAGGGCCAGAGAACAAGCTGCGATTCCCGCTTCCTGA
- a CDS encoding PITH domain-containing protein (transcript_id=CADANIAT00001247): protein MSHHHHSHNNGHGHCHGDGGDGHDHSNDITPALQSLLYSQIRFDSITTLNEATPQSGAAIVKKTWAERQNDTPELESDADEQLLMYIPFTGQVNVHSILIYTAPTPSAPRTLKLFKNRDDLDFSTASELKPTQTIEVPQPIPGTDVFELPLNRAHWNATTSVTLFFEDNWSRGEEEVTKVGYIGLKGQFMALNREPVSFLYEAAANPNDHVAIPGVNGVGGRIMPGQ from the exons ATGTCccatcatcaccactccCACAATAACGGTCACGGCCACTGCCATGGAGACGGCGGCGACGGCCACGATCACTCAAATGACATCACACCAGCGCTCCAATCACTCCTCTACTCTCAAATTCGATTCGATTCAATCACAACGTTGAACG AAGCTACTCCCCAGTCGGGAGCTGCGATCGTGAAAAAGACATGGGCTGAAAGGCAGAATGACACTCCAGAGCTGGAAAGTGATGCGGATGAGCAATTATTGATGTATATCCC ATTCACTGGCCAAGTCAACGTTCATTCTATCCTTATATACACTGCACCCACACCATCCGCTCCGAGGACCCTGAAACTTTTCAAAAATCGTGATGACCTCGACTTCTCAACCGCGTCGGAGCTCAAGCCGACACAAACAATTGAAGTGCCACAGCCGATCCCTGGAACTGATGTTTTCGAGCTGCCTTTGAACCGTGCACACTGGAACGCTACTACTTCAGTCACTTTATTCTTCGAAGACAACTGGAGCCgtggcgaggaagaagtgaCAAAAGTCGGGTACATTGGACTCAAGGGCCAATTCATGGCCCTAAACAGAGAGCCCGTCAGCTTTCTGTACGAAGCAGCGGCTAATCCCAATGATCACGTCGCGATTCCCGGTGTGAACGGTGTCGGTGGACGAATCATGCCTGGACAGTGA
- a CDS encoding putative ATP dependent RNA helicase (transcript_id=CADANIAT00001248) has protein sequence MASELDVGTSFIPSLYKPASLLPIARHKQSILYLVETYPVTIVVGQTGSGKTTQLPQYLDQAGWCTEGKAIAVTQPRRVAATTVAARVAEEMRCKLGEDVGYSIRFEDRTSAMTRIKFLTDGMLLREALVDPLLSRYSVIMVDEAHERSLSTDILLGILKKILKRRPELRIIVSSATLQAEDFLRYFAGDESQQGPNGEVGGNTGKIISIEGRMYPVDTLFLESAAENYVERSVKTVFDIHLQEGEGDILIFLTGREEIETAIQLISERATTLHPKSQSLLPLPLYAGLTTDQQMYVFEPAPENTRKVVVSTNIAEASVTINGIVYVVDCGFAKLRAYDPSTGIETLTAVPISKAAAVQRAGRAGRTKPGKCFRLYTQHAYEQLPDATIPEIQRSNLAPVIMQLKALGIDNIVRFDFLTSPPADLVIRAFELLYSLGAIDDYAKLTKPLGMRMAELAVDPMMAKVLLSAQSFGCLSEILTIAAMVSLQGAVWVQHDGDKKSSESSRRKFAVEEGDHLTYLNVYQAFVTKGKKESKWCRDNLLNYRSLLRAVSVRAQLKRYLERFGIQVDETFPSHYNKSDLSKPAEKIQRCLTTGYFAHAARMQPDGTFKTVSGGMTLHAHPSSLMFNRKADWVIFHEIMQTGEKTFIRDITKIEKSYLLEYAPNYYNMQ, from the exons ATGGCTTCGGAGTTAGATGTTGGGACCAGCTTTATACCGTCCCTATACAAACCAGCTTCCCTGCTACCTATTGCAAGGCATAAACAGAGCATATTGTATCTCGTGGAGACTTATCCAGTCACCATTGTTGTTGGCCAGACTGGCAGCGGGAAGACAACGCAACTGCCACAATACCTTGACCAGGCAGGATGGTGCACAGAGGGAAAAGCCATCGCGGTGACACAG CCTCGTCGAGTAGCTGCTACCACAGTAGCAGCACGTGTGGCAGAAGAAATGCGTTGCAAGTTAGGCGAGGACGTAGGCTACTCGATTCGTTTCGAGGACCGGACGTCTGCTATGACAAGGATTAAGTTCTTGACAGACGGAATGTTACTCAGAGAGGCTCTTGTAGACCCTCTTTTGTCGCGCTACTCTGTGATCATGGTTGATGAGGCACATGAGAGGTCACTGAGCACTGATATACTTTTGGGCATTCTCAAGAAAATACTTAAAAGACGTCCTGAGCTTCGCATTATTGTTAGTAGCGCGACACTTCAGGCAGAAGATTTTCTACGCTATTTTGCCGGAGACGAATCTCAGCAGGGTCCGAATGGTGAGGTTGGTGGGAACACCGGAAAAATCATAAGCATTGAAGGTCGAATGTATCCAGTCGATACTCTGTTCCTCGAGTCGGCGGCAGAAAATTATGTGGAACGAAGCGTGAAAACAGTGTTTGATATACACTTGCAGGAAGGTGAGGGCGATATCTTGATCTTTTTGACGGGCagagaagaaatcgagacTGCGATTCAGTTGATCTCTGAACGTGCAACGACTCTCCACCCGAAATCTCAGTCTTTGTTACCCCTCCCACTCTATGCTGGCCTCACCACGGACCAGCAAATGTATGTGTTCGAACCCGCGCCGGAGAATACGCGGAAAGTGGTCGTGTCGACGAATATTGCCGAAGCTTCCGTTACTATAAACGGGATCGTCTACGTTGTTGACTGCGGGTTCGCGAAGCTCAGAGCATACGATCCAAGCACAGGTATTGAAACTCTGACAGCAGTACCAATCTCgaaggctgcggctgttCAGCGCGCCGgccgagctggaagaacaaaGCCAGGGAAATGCTTCCGTCTATATACGCAGCATGCATATGAGCAGTTACCCGATGCCACTATACCGGAGATACAACGATCCAACCTCGCTCCTGTGATAATGCAGCTGAAAGCTCTGGGCATAGACAATATCGTCCGGTTCGACTTTCTCACTTCGCCGCCTGCAGACCTTGTGATACGTGCATTTGAGCTCTTATACTCGTTAGGCGCCATTGATGATTACGCCAAACTGACGAAGCCCTTGGGTATGCGGATGGCAGAACTTGCTGTTGACCCCATGATGGCGAAAGTCCTCCTCTCTGCGCAATCTTTTGGTTGTTTGAGCGAAATCCTTACTATTGCCGCTATGGTCAGTCTCCAAGGGGCAGTGTGGGTCCAACATGACGGAGATAAAAAGTCGTCTGAGAGCAGCCGCAGAAAGTTCGCAGTTGAAGAAGGTGACCATCTCACCTATCTTAATGTCTACCAAGCTTTTGTCAccaagggaaagaaggaatcCAAGTGGTGCAGGGATAACCTTTTGAACTATCGGTCCCTGCTGCGAGCAGTCAGTGTCAGGGCACAACTAAAGAGATATCTCGAACGCTTTGGTATTCAGGTTGATGAGACTTTTCCATCCCATTATAATAAATCCGATCTCTCGAAGCCCGCCGAGAAGATACAGCGATGCCTCACGACGGGTTATTTCGCTCATGCCGCGAGAATGCAACCGGATGGCACCTTCAAGACAGTTAGTGGAGGCATGACTCTCCATGCTCACCCGAGCTCCCTTATGTTT AACCGAAAAGCGGACTGGGTTATTTTCCACGAGATAATGCAAACTGGCGAAAAAACTTTCATTCGGGATATCACCAAGATCGAGAAGAGCTACCTTCTCGAGTATGCTCCAAACTACTATAATATGCAGTGA
- a CDS encoding ubiquitin-binding protein CUE5 (transcript_id=CADANIAT00001249), protein MSETEKTASKPAAGPNSPSPESPTTARPLDFDDEIQETGVAYASSASAQQTSTETAPPKPPRPLSPRQQAENTLKEAFPSVEVSVVKAVLVASSYDVERAFHALLGMTDPNASAQDDYAPPKPPRPSATQRQLEADELYARQLAEHYNRRAQPPRGGDEAYRRQRHYDDAAEEKEYNFFDDDLPVIRENIRKGFLDTQSKVSSWVQNLKKKIDGEEDDENTSSARTYGEESYGRSRRSGELGRRSGDRERYDADPQVLSDDFSVLELRDSEVPPARPPRPLANSTLYKSSSPSPDRRKVSFQEGPPTEIGNLYDASEPAKRQSPAGGKPSKWQPLATVEPSPIGENDPFSLGDSDDEKDTKAKDPVDTEAHKVNVGASSEELGSASKGGTTAENAGKSS, encoded by the exons ATgtcagaaacagagaagaCA GCTAGTAAACCAGCAGCTGGGCCAAATAGCCCAAGCCCGGAATCACCAACAACTGCGCGCCCTCTAGATTTCGACGATGAAATACAGGAGACCGGCGTCGCCTATGCATCCTCCGCTTCAGCCCAACAGACCAGCACAGAGACAGCCCCACCAAAACCACCTCGTCCTTTGTCTCCGCGACAACAAGCGGAGAACACTCTGAAAGAAGCGTTCCCGTCGGTGGAGGTGTCCGTTGTCAAGGCTGTTTTGGTAGCAAGCTCCTATGACGTTGAACGAGCTTTCCATGCTCTCCTCG GGATGACGGACCCAAATGCAAGCGCACAGGATGACTATGCCCCTCCGAAGCCTCCACGCCCATCTGCGACGCAAAGACAGCTGGAAGCTGATGAACTCTATGCTCGTCAACTTGCCGAACACTACAATCGACGTGCGCAGCCACCTCgtggaggggatgaagcCTATCGTCGGCAGAGGCATTATGATGatgcagcagaggagaaagaatacaACTTTTTCGACG ACGACCTTCCCGTGATTCGTGAAAATATTCGTAAAGGGTTCCTCGACACCCAGTCCAAGGTCAGCTCATGGGtccagaacctgaagaagaagatcgatggcgaggaagacgatgagaatACATCGTCTGCACGTACATACGGAGAGGAAAGTTATGGCCGATCACGAAGAAGTGGTGAGCTAGGTCGTCGCAGCGGTGACCGTGAGCGGTACGATGCAGATCCGCAAGTTCTGAGCGACGATTTTTCCGTCCTTGAACTAAGGGATTCAGAAG TACCCCCTGCGCGTCCACCAAGACCGCTTGCGAATTCAACGTTGTATAAAAGCTCCTCACCATCCCCAGACCGTCGCAAGGTGTCATTCCAGGAGGGCCCGCCTACAGAGATTGGCAATCTTTATGATGCTTCCGAGCCAGCTAAGCGCCAATCCCCCGCGGGAGGGAAACCGAGTAAATGGCAGCCTCTTGCGACTGTCGAGCCGTCTCCTATCGGAGAAAACGATCCGTTCAGCTTAGGGGACAGCGATGACGAGAAAGACACCAAGGCTAAGGACCCAGTTGATACTGAAGCGCACAAAGTGAATGttggagcttcttctgaAGAGCTCGGCTCAGCCTCTAAAGGCGGCACAACAGCAGAGAACGCCGGGAAATCCTCATAA
- a CDS encoding mitotic-spindle organizing protein 1 (transcript_id=CADANIAT00001250), whose protein sequence is MLSLLHILIASLVSQNTNLDRTELSLCVSLIENGVNPDALATVIKDLRTEAGLALRASNESPE, encoded by the exons ATGCTAAGCTTGCTTCACATACTGATTGCTTCGTTGGTATCTCAGAACACGAACCTGGATCGGACAGAGCTCTCTCTTTGCGTGTCTTTGATTGAGAATGGAGTCAACCCCGATGCCCTAGCG ACTGTTATCAAAGACTTGAGGACGGAAGCCGGCCTGGCTCTACGCGCTTCGAATGAGTCTCCAGAGTGA
- a CDS encoding protein ngn19 (transcript_id=CADANIAT00001251) → MLKDLTISDIHSLGKTQAIEILSQITRIEKKTFPASEVYPFGEELWRKKPNTRVLYVTQTPQGPLIAYALYVRQKGIAFLHKVCVAEAFRQKGVGMQLLKYIRTRLQKEGCQYVHLWVDKGRWSARSLYIRNGFEERELLTDYYAPGRDGIKMVLDLERGI, encoded by the coding sequence ATGTTGAAGGATCTGACCATATCCGACATTCATTCCTTGGGAAAGACCCAAGCCATTGAGATTCTCTCCCAGATCACGCGCATTGAGAAAAAGACTTTCCCAGCAAGCGAGGTGTATCCATTTGGGGAGGAGCTCTGGCGAAAAAAACCGAATACCAGGGTGCTCTATGTGACCCAAACACCGCAGGGGCCGTTGATCGCCTATGCCCTCTATGTTCGGCAGAAAGGGATTGCCTTCCTTCACAAGGTTTGTGTGGCAGAAGCGTTCCGCCAGAAGGGAGTTGGGatgcagctgctgaagtACATTCGAACTCGGTTGCAAAAGGAAGGTTGCCAATATGTTCATCTCTGGGTGGATAAGGGCAGATGGTCTGCACGGTCATTGTACATCCGTAACGGCTTTGAGGAACGTGAGCTGCTTACTGATTACTATGCACCGGGAAGGGATGGTATCAAAATGGTCCTCGATCTCGAGCGTGGGATTTGA
- a CDS encoding protein axl2 (transcript_id=CADANIAT00001252) gives MAHRLFIILSFLLSAASAAVLANYPVNAQLPPVARISKPFHFVFSQSTFSGSGPQTVYSLSNAPSWLSVDNTSRTLSGTPQKEDAGSPEFDLIATDPSGSASMQVTLVVTGDDGPKVGKPIVPQLQAIGPTSSPSNVIVHSSASFSISFDQETFSNTRPSTVYYGTSYPDNAPLPSWIRFDQSNLRFYGTAPNIGPQTFSLNLVASDVTGFSAATISFELTVSPHILSFKQSAQTMFVTGVKALKSPQFLNSLTLDGNIPTSDVLTETVIDAPDWLEVDKQTLSFKGDPPADGKNSNVTISVKDIYQNVAKLVVSLQYSEFFQEGFRDECDAIIGQYFFFTFNSTALTDESAELDVDLDKQLSWLHYNRDNKTLYGEVPSDLLPNTYKVRLTAHKGTAEGHKTLMINTVTEDDLNEDGASSADSNGYHAGKAGIIVMAIFIPLGCTGIALLLLYCRRRRQRWTKDEGGPGFEEKSLAPNPFGPGLSHCQPFEKTTPGNPPAIRTAPLPESKPPKLELEPWWNVSSEIRNGDPPTASGKENTFSSSTIDWDFVPLRGPEGDENKPPEEPAPKTHRLSLQSSPPVRRGTSNRSGRREPLRQIQPRRSTKRNSAVSSRSKRWSKRSSGISSISAGLPVRLSGAGHGAGGFGPPGHGFVKLPWQNTQTSLQSEESSLGNLAPLFPRPPARTGDSQDPTKRMSVHTVDRDSSTLSDSDSLEAFVQGRARSRHSSNPFIAGPISRRVSSKTRALQRARSNASRADTVNTAMDNDDYQRRERPWSLAMSGSVYTDDYRHSAYLSSLSEESPRTQPLNALPSQSSLAQHYSKIISPLPRYFSELSLNNIRHDETGGAYVPADQQNLSGTRRWSRSSPSLQNWRRFQKSPSASSFPYDARTRRVSLMQTADQDSNSQRGFQREPTGSVLSDIAFV, from the coding sequence ATGGCGCATCGCCTGTTCATCATCTTAAGCTTCCTCTTGTCGGCTGCGAGTGCTGCCGTACTTGCGAATTACCCTGTCAATGCGCAATTACCTCCTGTGGCCCGAATATCGAAGCCTTTTCATTTCGTCTTCTCACAAAGCACCTTTAGTGGAAGCGGTCCCCAGACGGTATACTCGCTCTCCAACGCTCCGTCATGGCTCTCAGTGGATAATACATCCCGTACCTTGTCTGGAACTCCTCAGAAGGAAGATGCCGGGTCACCGGAGTTCGACCTTATAGCCACTGATCCATCTGGGTCCGCTAGTATGCAAGTAACTCTTGTTGTGACTGGCGACGACGGACCGAAAGTCGGCAAACCCATTGTACCGCAACTCCAAGCCATAGGGCcgacatcttctccatctaACGTCATCGTACATTCTAGCGCCTCCTTTTCGATCTCTTTTGACCAAGAGACTTTTTCCAACACACGCCCCTCGACAGTATACTACGGAACTTCATACCCTGACAATGCTCCTTTACCCTCATGGATTCGATTCGACCAGTCAAACCTCCGCTTTTATGGTACAGCACCGAACATTGGGCCCCAAACTTTCAGTCTCAACTTAGTTGCTTCCGATGTAACCGGATTCAGCGCAGCTACCATAAGTTTTGAGTTGACAGTCAGTCCTCACATCCTCTCATTCAAACAAAGCGCTCAAACGATGTTTGTCACCGGTGTGAAGGCGCTTAAAAGTCCCCAGTTCCTTAACTCACTCACTTTGGACGGGAATATACCAACGAGTGATGTCTTAACGGAGACCGTGATTGATGCTCCAGACTGGTTGGAAGTGGACAAGCAAACCTTATCGTTCAAAGGGGACCCTCCAGCGGATGGAAAGAACAGCAATGTGACAATATCAGTAAAGGATATTTACCAGAACGTGGCCAAACTTGTCGTTTCGTTGCAATATTCTGAATTCTTTCAGGAAGGATTCCGAGACGAATGTGATGCCATCATTGGGCAATATTTCTTTTTTACATTCAATAGCACCGCTCTCACCGATGAATCTGCTGAGCTGGATGTCGATCTAGATAAACAGCTATCCTGGCTTCATTACAATCGTGACAACAAAACTCTCTATGGAGAAGTGCCATCGGATCTCCTCCCAAACACTTACAAAGTGCGGTTGACAGCCCATAAAGGGACCGCAGAGGGCCACAAAACATTGATGATCAACACCGTAACTGAGGACGACTTGAATGAAGATGGTGCGTCCTCAGCGGATTCTAATGGTTACCATGCAGGCAAAGCTGGCATTATAGTGATGGCGATCTTCATACCACTTGGATGCACAGGGATTgctctgctcctgctctattgccgccgccgcaggcAACGATGGACCAAAGATGAAGGCGGACCAGGGTTTGAAGAGAAATCACTCGCCCCAAACCCTTTTGGTCCGGGATTGTCGCACTGCCAGCCGTTTGAGAAGACCACACCGGGAAACCCACCAGCCATTCGCACAGCTCCATTGCCTGAATCAAAGCCTCCGAAATTGGAGCTAGAGCCATGGTGGAACGTTAGCAGCGAGATTAGAAATGGAGATCCACCAACAGCCTCAGGTAAAGAAAATACTTTTTCGAGCTCGACGATCGATTGGGACTTCGTTCCACTACGGGGACCTGAAGGGGATGAGAACAAACCTCCTGAAGAGCCTGCTCCCAAGACTCACCGGCTCTCTTTACAGAGTAGCCCGCCGGTGCGTAGAGGTACCTCAAATCGTTCCGGCAGACGAGAGCCACTTAGGCAGATTCAGCCACGAAGGTCTACGAAACGCAACTCGGCAGTATCGTCCAGATCCAAGAGGTGGTCCAAGCGGTCGAGTGGtatctcttctatctctGCGGGTCTCCCAGTAAGGCTTAGCGGCGCAGGCCACGGAGCGGGTGGTTTTGGGCCTCCAGGGCATGGGTTCGTGAAGCTTCCCTGGCAAAATACGCAGACATCCTTGCAAAGTGAGGAGAGCAGCCTAGGAAATCTAGCTCCGCTGTTCCCTCGCCCCCCTGCCCGCACGGGGGACAGTCAAGACCccacgaagaggatgagtgTGCACACAGTGGACCGTGATAGCTCGACACTTTCTGATTCCGATTCGTTAGAGGCATTTGTTCAAGGCCGCGCAAGAAGCCGTCACTCATCCAATCCCTTCATTGCTGGCCCGATAAGCCGTCGAGTTTCTTCCAAGACCCGTGCCCTGCAACGAGCACGAAGCAATGCTAGCCGCGCGGATACTGTCAATACAGCCATGGACAATGATGACTATCAACGTCGAGAGCGCCCCTGGTCCCTGGCAATGTCAGGTTCCGTGTATACTGATGACTACCGTCATTCCGCATATCTCAGCTCCTTGTCGGAAGAGTCACCGCGCACGCAGCCACTAAATGCTCTACCAAGTCAATCAAGCCTTGCACAACACTACTCTAAGATCATCTCACCACTTCCCCGTTACTTCAGCGAGCTGAGTTTGAACAATATCAGACACGATGAAACTGGAGGAGCATATGTTCCGGCCGATCAGCAGAATCTCTCAGGTACTCGTCGTTGGTCTCGATCAAGCCCGTCGTTACAGAATTGGCGCCGGTTTCAAAAAAGCCCTTCAGCGTCGTCTTTCCCGTACGACGCGAGAACTCGCCGCGTGAGTTTAATGCAAACGGCTGACCAAGACTCGAACTCTCAGCGCGGCTTCCAGAGGGAACCAACAGGAAGCGTGTTGAGCGATATAGCCTTCGTTTAG